The Silvanigrella paludirubra genome contains a region encoding:
- a CDS encoding ankyrin repeat domain-containing protein produces the protein MSISKFPSKIIKEDLSAIFYYLSKKNLNINSDIFKDKIFIEHSEIELNEDINKFCKFIGKTKTSKDDLLLCFGEYFDSLNRKLEDNLNLKTVQNIRKQDAYNDLKDLFETEKGSQELLSEINNDAENIRNFIKNEKEKSKYSQNLEMSIFIFIIINSEYIIRSINNKNLIFTNEKKEIISSDFHELIINLYNKTFELYTREINRIEKITKIMNAIEKSFIEYTNLKGIEKAIKKFGNFIELNQKAKQGYQFKENRNLSFFIFYHQDFLYKIINVELFEHLSNLKCYSLFKNSSNSESILINNLNSLTYDKILIKKRYDNNNKTNKLLINYQDGTKVCNIKHNINSKFFSKTIPSITDGDICLKEIQTNHSLLNVKVDLKNIPFDNIIKTFCHVLSKYSITLMEEKKPEFIPEKIKKPIIKTDVTKLYDKKLMEMAFKGTTTLEFNNNNIVISLEKLLNNLCDVNETDKNGCTALILASKNLRSEFIKTFLVLVSNNYRCANFEPNIQDKNGCTALHSALYTILYRSKNAPKRNKLYTEKSNQFFSNEFLKKLNPNKNSENINHGFLTIKRLLKYCTINPNISDNKNNTALHIAVEIGDKEIIEILLKMRTDIDTNKTNQNGKKAIEITKNQDIIKIINHYNEKKYAVTSINHILNTNKIFKNPPSFKQSLQIINQTFKKI, from the coding sequence ATGTCTATTTCTAAATTTCCAAGCAAAATAATAAAAGAAGACTTATCAGCCATATTTTACTATCTATCTAAAAAAAATTTAAATATAAATTCCGATATATTTAAAGATAAAATTTTTATCGAACACTCAGAAATAGAATTAAATGAAGATATCAATAAATTTTGTAAATTCATTGGAAAAACAAAAACAAGCAAGGATGATTTACTCCTTTGTTTTGGTGAATATTTTGATAGCTTAAATAGAAAATTAGAAGATAATTTAAATTTAAAAACTGTTCAAAATATAAGAAAACAAGATGCTTATAATGATTTAAAAGATTTATTTGAAACCGAAAAAGGTAGTCAAGAATTGCTAAGTGAAATAAATAATGACGCCGAAAACATTAGAAATTTCATAAAGAATGAAAAAGAAAAGTCCAAATATTCCCAAAATTTAGAAATGTCAATATTTATTTTTATTATAATAAACTCCGAATATATAATAAGATCAATAAATAATAAAAACTTAATTTTTACAAATGAAAAAAAAGAAATAATCTCTTCAGATTTTCATGAATTAATTATAAATTTATATAATAAAACATTTGAGCTCTATACTAGAGAAATTAATAGAATTGAAAAAATAACTAAAATAATGAATGCTATTGAAAAATCATTCATAGAATATACCAACTTAAAAGGCATAGAAAAAGCAATTAAAAAATTTGGAAATTTTATTGAATTGAATCAAAAAGCAAAACAAGGCTATCAATTTAAAGAAAATAGAAACTTATCTTTTTTTATTTTTTATCATCAAGATTTTCTATATAAAATAATAAATGTTGAATTATTTGAGCATTTATCTAACTTAAAATGTTATTCCTTATTTAAAAATTCTTCTAATTCAGAATCTATATTAATAAACAATTTAAATTCATTAACTTATGATAAAATTTTAATTAAAAAAAGATATGATAATAACAACAAAACTAATAAACTTCTAATAAATTATCAAGATGGTACTAAAGTATGTAATATAAAACATAATATAAATTCAAAATTTTTTAGTAAAACAATTCCCTCAATAACAGATGGAGATATTTGTCTTAAAGAAATACAAACGAATCATAGTTTATTAAATGTAAAAGTCGATTTAAAAAATATTCCTTTTGATAATATAATAAAAACATTTTGTCATGTACTATCAAAATATTCAATAACTTTAATGGAAGAAAAAAAGCCTGAATTTATACCCGAAAAAATAAAAAAACCAATTATAAAAACAGATGTCACAAAATTATATGATAAAAAATTAATGGAAATGGCTTTTAAAGGAACAACAACATTAGAATTTAACAATAATAATATTGTAATTTCTCTTGAGAAACTTTTAAATAATTTATGTGATGTTAATGAAACTGATAAAAATGGTTGCACAGCATTAATTTTAGCTTCAAAAAATTTACGATCGGAATTTATAAAAACCTTTCTTGTTTTAGTTTCTAATAATTATAGATGTGCAAATTTTGAACCCAATATTCAGGATAAAAATGGATGCACAGCATTACATTCCGCTTTATATACCATACTTTATAGATCAAAAAATGCTCCAAAAAGAAACAAATTATACACAGAAAAAAGTAATCAATTTTTTTCTAATGAATTCTTAAAAAAACTTAATCCTAATAAAAATTCAGAAAATATAAATCATGGCTTTTTAACAATAAAAAGATTACTAAAGTATTGCACCATAAATCCAAATATATCTGATAATAAAAACAATACTGCTTTACATATTGCAGTTGAAATAGGTGATAAAGAAATCATTGAAATATTATTAAAAATGAGGACCGACATCGATACAAATAAAACAAATCAAAATGGAAAAAAAGCTATTGAAATCACAAAAAATCAAGATATCATTAAAATAATTAATCATTATAATGAAAAAAAATATGCTGTTACTTCAATTAATCATATATTAAATACAAATAAAATATTTAAAAATCCTCCCAGTTTTAAACAAAGCTTACAAATTATCAATCAAACCTTTAAAAAAATATAG